The genome window AATTTTGGCAAGAATTGTAGAAGCAAATGACGAGGTAGCTCATGCGATCTTCGCGGCTGGCTTGATGCACTCTACGAAACCTACCGAACTTCAGGAAACTGATATCGTCCTAAGCCATCTGTCAATGCGGCTCAACTTGTCGATTGACCATGTTGCCAGCTTAATTCATCGAGGCTATGAAGAGAGCCAGGGTAAGCTCACTAACAACGTTGTTAGTGGTCTGATTTGGAGCCAGTTAATGGCAGAATACAACTCAGTTACTAACCTTGCTTTGGGTACATTCTGCAAGCATCGGTTAAGCTGGTTGAGAATGCCCCCAGAGATTTTGGCAGCTGTGCGAGAGGGGAAAATCTTACCAAACAATGCTAAAGCCGTTGCTCGATTAAAAGATGAATCTCAACGCCAAATGCTTCTACAGCGAGCGATCGCTGAAAATCTCTCAGTTCGTGAGATTGGCGATTGTGTTAAAGCAGTAAAACCTAAAAAGCCAGT of Oscillatoria sp. FACHB-1407 contains these proteins:
- a CDS encoding ParB/RepB/Spo0J family partition protein translates to MGKFSNIASLVKEQETAAVAAIEQNGKVTAKTLDEAIAGVPILEIPVSKLHRCRWQPAGRHSESELETFGQSVDLIGITDPIVVRPHPEISGEYEILNGDKRWIVAQRKKFSVILARIVEANDEVAHAIFAAGLMHSTKPTELQETDIVLSHLSMRLNLSIDHVASLIHRGYEESQGKLTNNVVSGLIWSQLMAEYNSVTNLALGTFCKHRLSWLRMPPEILAAVREGKILPNNAKAVARLKDESQRQMLLQRAIAENLSVREIGDCVKAVKPKKPVENNPVARIKQIYQRVRSSQTAWQDARKRQKLEKLLGQIEDLIEDNPPLS